A stretch of Lactuca sativa cultivar Salinas chromosome 6, Lsat_Salinas_v11, whole genome shotgun sequence DNA encodes these proteins:
- the LOC111904998 gene encoding xanthohumol 4-O-methyltransferase → MNTQGGIEDNAALLGNAQIARYLFGSFDAMAIRCCVELGIADIISNYNRPTTLSEITTGINSPSVNVDGLGRLMRFLVHRKVFDELPQPEEDGDGETVYSLNHYSNWLLSHTNVTMAPMVMFFTDPFMLSPLRNLSRSIKEGDSAFKMTHGDDIFDFSLINSEFNKMFNNAMACTTKFTMDVIMSNYKNGFLGMKGTVVDVGGGTGGAISAIVKTYPHLKGINFDLPQVISNAPTYDDVTNVAGDMFQAIPPAETIFMKWILHNWSNDDCVKILKNCRKAIPMDTGKVIIVEIVQHPGQHDLLNDVRVPFDLTMFAYFSRGRERTEGEWKKLLEEGGFHRHKIIYIPEIVSIIEAFPI, encoded by the exons ATGAACACACAAGGTGGAATAGAGGACAACGCAGCGCTATTAGGCAATGCACAAATTGCCCGATACCTATTTGGAAGTTTTGATGCCATGGCTATACGATGTTGTGTGGAGCTTGGTATTGCTGACATAATAAGCAATTACAATCGCCCAACAACATTGTCAGAAATCACCACTGGTATCAACTCTCCGTCAGTAAATGTTGATGGGCTTGGACGACTCATGAGGTTCTTGGTTCATAGAAAGGTCTTCGATGAACTGCCTCAACCAGAGGAGGATGGAGATGGAGAAACAGTTTACTCGCTAAACCACTACTCTAACTGGCTTCTGAGCCACACAAATGTGACAATGGCACCGATGGTTATGTTTTTTACGGATCCGTTCATGCTTTCACCTCTTCGGAACCTAAGTCGCTCAATTAAAGAAGGTGATTCAGCATTCAAAATGACCCACGGAGACGACATATTTGATTTTTCATTGATCAATTCGGAGTTCAACAAAATGTTCAACAACGCTATGGCATGCACTACTAAGTTCACCATGGATGTCATCATGTCGAATTACAAAAATGGATTTCTTGGGATGAAAGGAACTGTGGTAGATGTTGGAGGTGGTACTGGTGGTGCAATATCTGCGATTGTGAAGACATATCCACATCTTAAAGGGATCAACTTTGATTTGCCACAGGTGATTTCCAATGCACCAACATACGATGATGTTACTAATGTTGCTGGTGACATGTTTCAGGCCATTCCTCCTGCGGAAACGATCTTCATGAAG tgGATATTGCACAATTGGAGCAATGATGATTGTGTTAAGATACTAAAAAATTGCCGAAAAGCGATACCTATGGATACTGGAAAAGTCATTATCGTGGAGATCGTTCAACACCCTGGACAACATGATCTGCTCAACGATGTACGCGTTCCATTTGATCTAACCATGTTTGCATACTTTTCTAGGGGAAGGGAACGAACCGAAGGTGAATGGAAGAAATTACTTGAGGAAGGTGGGTTTCACCGTCACAAGATTATTTATATTCCCGAGATTGTATCAATTATTGAAGCCTTTCCGATATGA
- the LOC111905003 gene encoding uncharacterized protein LOC111905003, with amino-acid sequence MLSFSQQISLVVNVVCASCKRKDLLQEQARKRVQKGLCSCELETGRGLNQETTLVRAGETRWGSHFNTLKSLMKLFANVLVVLDFVKEEGGSLANHQQASEILAYFKSYEFVFYLHMMYGILHLTGTLLKQLQRKDLDILEVASMVRRTMNTLQSFRNIGFANILKKVSSFCQTHEIDTLDMEELYIGERNRMTTKTNRFHFEVEIFNTVVDMQLTEYRDRFSETSTQLLEYMGALSPCDSFAQFDKSKLLKLGKLYKYDFDDSNMIDLEGHLEIFYHSCIKDERFTSLKGISDLSRLMVSTGKHRSYPLVYKLLKLALTLPIVTASVERCFSKMKLLKTDLRNKIGDEFLNDALLCIVKTEALAKVENEKVMERFQKMFARRGKF; translated from the exons ATGTTGAGTTTTAGTCAG CAAATTTCGTTGGTGGTTAATGTTGTTTGTGCCTCGTGTAAAAGAAAAGACTTACTACAAGAGCAAGCAAGAAAAAGGGTGCAAAAAGGCTTGTGTAGTTGTGAACTTGAAACAGGAAGAGGGTTAAATCAAGAGACTACACTTGTTCGAGCGGGAGAAACAAGATGGGGTTCACATTTTAACACACTCAAAAGTTTGATGAAGTTGTTTGCGAATGTTCTTGTAGTTTTAGATTTTGTGAAAGAGGAGGGAGGGTCATTGGCAAACCATCAACAAGCATCTGAAATCTTAGCATATTTTAAATCATATGAGTTCGTGTTTTACTTACATATGATGTATGGCATTTTACACCTCACGGGTACATTATTAAAGCAACTTCAAAGAAAAGATCTAGACATTTTAGAAGTGGCTTCAATGGTTAGAAGGACAATGAATACATTGCAATCTTTTAGAAACATAGGGTTCGCTAACATTTTAAAAAAAGTATCCTCTTTTTGTCAAACACACGAAATTGATACTTTAGATATGGAAGAGTTGTATATTGGTGAGAGAAACCGTATGACTACAAAGACTAATAGGTTTCATTTTGAGGTTGAAATCTTCAACACGGTGGTAGATATGCAACTTACAGAATATCGGGATCGATTTAGTGAAACAAGCACCCAATTACTAGAATACATGGGTGCTTTGAGCCCTTGTGATTCATTTGCACAATTTGACAAATCAAAGTTATTGAAGTTGGGTAAGTTATACAAGTATGACTTTGATGATTCAAATATGATAGATCTTGAAGGACACCTTGAGATATTTTATCACTCTTGCATCAAAGATGAGCGCTTCACTAGTTTGAAAGGAATTTCCGACCTTTCTCGTTTGATGGTTAGTACGGGGAAGCATCGGTCTTATCCTTTGGTTTATAAGCTTTTAAAGTTGGCTTTGACATTACCCATAGTGACCGCAAGTGTAGAAAGATGTTTTTCAAAGATGAAGCTCTTGAAGACCGATTTGCGTAACAAAATTGGCGATGAATTTTTGAACGACGCATTGCTTTGTATTGTCAAGACCGAAGCACTTGCGAAAGTTGAGAATGAAAAAGTAATGGAGCGATTTCAAAAGATGTTTGCACGAAGAGGAAAATTTTGA